In Colletotrichum higginsianum IMI 349063 chromosome 1, whole genome shotgun sequence, one genomic interval encodes:
- a CDS encoding TBC domain-containing protein has protein sequence MPQSPTGDPFAAPAHAFVQSQAKTTELLPPPSPRTHRLRKLQSAHNLGSKAALQLQPQHQPSLIAQQRLTQRNISPTRRDPSASSTVTRHTRGRSNSDAPAPVAHHMTALASSKRSMMGINPKYATMSLQQLIKEGPPDGDTVEALGMARRKVLSEGIKSDSDGMSTLRIYVWLILLDTPVLPTDDYLGLIHRGASPAYSKIRNDTFRTLTTDPLFRRRVSEASLIRLLNAVAWRLHDLREEQRRERPSTGRSSISQDSSTSTATAHSQNPASSPGARNRARALTLTTEGSETSHAGEPGTYVQGMNVLAAPFLYAARSESEAFIAFYTLLTRECPGYIRGAMDGVHKGLALVDKVLATVDSKLSGYLHSKGLTAEIYAFPSVLTLCACTPPLPEVLRLWDFLFAYGPHLNILCIVAQLMGMRDQLMSSPSPNKLLRSFPSLQADKVIERTLWIIERIPDDTYAAIVVHAH, from the exons ATGCCGCAGAGTCCAACAGGAGATCCATTCGCCGCTCCGGCGCACGCCTTTGTGCAATCACAAGCCAAGACCACCGAATTGCTCCCACCACCCTCGCCGCGAACGCACCGTCTGCGCAAACTGCAGTCGGCACACAACCTGGGTTCGAAGGCCGCTCTTCAACTGCAGCCCCAGCATCAACCCTCATTGATTGCGCAGCAGCGCCTGACACAACGCAACATCTCGCCCACTCGTCGCGATCCGAGTGCATCTTCCACAGTGACCCGACATACGCGAGGACGATCCAACAGCGATGCGCCGGCTCCAGTGGCGCACCACATGACCGCCCTGGCCTCCAGCAAGCGCAGCATGATGGGTATCAATCCCAAGTACGCGACCATGTCTCTTCAGCAACTCATAAAGGAAGGACCGCCTGACGGGGACACTGTCGAGGCCCTGGGCATGGCCCGCCGTAAGGTGCTGAGTGAGGGCATCAAGAGCGACAGCGATGGCATG TCAACGCTACGTATCTATGTCTGGCTGATCCTGCTGGACACTCCCGTACTCCCGACCGACGACTACCTTGGCCTCATCCATCGCGGAGCCTCCCCGGCCTACTCCAAGATTCGCAACGACACGTTCCGCACTCTCACGACCGATCCCCTTTTTAGAAGACGTGTTAGCGAGGCCAGCCTGATTCGCCTCCTCAATGCCGTGGCCTGGCGTCTACATGATTTGCGAGAGGAGCAGCGGAGGGAACGGCCGAGCACGGGCAGAAGCTCAATTTCGCAGGAcagctcgacatcgacggcgacagccCACTCGCAGAACCCGGCCTCGTCACCGGGCGCGAGGAACCGAGCAAGAGCTCtgaccttgacgacggaAGGTTCCGAGACCAGCCATGCGGGGGAACCGGGTACGTACGTTCAGGGAATGAACGTTCTAGCCGCCCCATTCCTATACGCGGCAAGGAGCGAGTCCGAGGCCTTCATCGCATTCTACACCTTGCTGACACGCGAGTGCCCTGGCTACATCCGCGGCGCCATGGATGGCGTACACAAGGGTTTGGCTTTGGTTGACAAGGTACTCGCCACTGTCGACTCCAAGCTCAGCGGGTACCTCCACTCCAAGGGTCTGACGGCCGAGATCTACGCATTCCCTTCTGTTCTCACATTGTGCGCTTGCACCCCGCCGTTGCCCGAGGTGCTTCGCTTGTGGGACTTTCTCTTTGCTTACGGGCCTCATCTAAATATTCTATGTATCGTCGCCCAGTTGATGGGCATGCGTGATCAACTGATGAGCTCTCCAAG CCCTAACAAGCTGCTCCGCTCATTCCCTTCGCTGCAGGCCGATAAGGTCATTGAGCGCACGCTCTGGATCATAGAGAGAATACCAGACGACACCTACGCGGCTATCGTAGTGCACGCCCACTGA
- a CDS encoding C2H2 zinc finger protein: MASDNGPIATEAPLLAAATPVASDVFALGDPARTKSLKRVRESTPSSPTSVIEPAVDGALPAAAPSTDYPSPTKSARFALTSSRRSPTPLTAAAALEALEEERRRELRLNPPASSDNPGHSVLSVLAGTVAAMSRADEAPQAPTAPMEASSKAPEAVIPPQASDAPAEASQMSPQSVTSAASIAGALVTASPGPMDIDTKSNEQPLQLEAQQQHPYQHQHQYQDQHQPEHQPEHQPEHQPEHQPEHQPEHQPEHQPEHQPEHQPEHQPEHQPEHQPEHQPEHQPPHQQHQAEHQPEHPSQPSHPAPVHDEKNPPGSLSYPGSLQAAAMMPAPPTRGMSFPMPSPGHDSPTQSGKKHKCPFCETEFTRHHNLKSHLLTHSQEKPYICQECNMRFRRLHDLKRHSKLHTGEKPHICPKCDRKFARGDALARHSKGAGGCAGRRSSMGSFAETDDMDGPSLHDGDDSMAGIVYGNEEDMTEEDRRLSLPSIKAQHVAGGQGSVDGYNAHSRTYPPAGPRPGTGGLYPPNVDRGATSSNTSPSMPNSIAGAHTSNTSVSSVPVGGASVYSQSGMTESPKPLSPGHDANNIARQRSPSLTQQFQQQHYGRRPSDRHTPPAFAASTAQTGAAPSAAAHPRGSSGTQSGSGTENGGNMFATDPGVWAYIQSLEDKVKQLSDKVTAFEKAESAKQAQIGLLTSEVTGLKKQLEARDVEATEVKA, translated from the exons ATGGCCTCGGATAACGGTCCTATCGCGACCGAAGCCCCTCTTCTGGCAGCGGCGACGCCCGTCGCATCAGACGTTTTCGCGCTTGGAGATCCTGCTCGCACCAAGTCGCTCAAGAGGGTGCGCGAATCcacgccgtcatcgccaaCGTCTGTCATTGAACCTGCAGTCGACGGCGCTCTCCCCGCGGCCGCTCCCTCTACCGACTATCCCTCTCCTACGAAGTCTGCTCGCTTTGCCTTGACATCGTCACGCCGCTCACCGACGCCTTTGACAGCtgcggccgccctcgaggctcTCGAAGAGGAACGCAGGCGCGAACTGCGCCTGAACCCGCCTGCATCAAGTGACAACCCCGGCCACTCGGTCCTATCTGTCCTCGCCGGCACTGTTGCTGCCATGAGCCGGGCCGACGAAGCGCCACAAGCTCCCACGGCTCCCATGGAAGCCTCTTCAAAGGCACCTGAGGCCGTGATACCACCGCAGGCCAGTGATGCGCCAGCAGAGGCCTCACAGATGAGCCCGCAGAGCGTGACGAGCGCTGCTAGCATCGCAGGCGCTCTTGTGACGGCAAGCCCCGGTCCAATGGATATTGATACCAAGAGCAACGAGCAACCTTTGCAACTAGAGGCACAGCAACAGCACCCAtaccaacaccaacaccagtACCAAGACCAGCACCAGCCAGAGCACCAGCCAGAGCACCAGCCAGAGCACCAGCCAGAGCACCAGCCAGAGCACCAGCCAGAACATCAGCCAGAGCACCAGCCAGAGCACCAGCCAGAGCATCAGCCAGAGCATCAGCCAGAGCATCAGCCAGAGCATCAGCCAGAGCATCAGCCGGAACACCAGCCAccgcaccagcagcaccaggCGGAGCACCAGCCAGAGCATCCCTCGCAGCCGTCGCACCCAGCCCCGGTTCACGATGAAAAGAATCCGCCTGGATCACTATCGTACCCTGGATCGCTTCAAGCCGCTGCTATGATGCCCGCACCACCCACGCGCGGCATGAGCTTCCCTATGCCGTCGCCTGGCCACGACTCTCCCACCCAGTCGGGTAAGAAACACAAGTGTCCATTCTGCGAGACCGAGTTCACACGTCATCACAACTTAAAGAGCCATCTCCTCACGCATAGCCAGGAGAAGCCTTATATCTGCCAAGAGTGCAACATGCGGTTTCGGCGTCTCCATGATCTGAAGCGTCACAGCAAACTCCACACCGGCGAGAAGCCTCACATATGTCCCAAGTGCGATCGCAAGTTTGCCCGGGGCGATGCGCTGGCCCGACACAGCAAAGGTGCCGGTGGTTGTGCTGGCCGCCGCTCCAGCATGGGTAGTTTTGCCGAGACAGACGACATGGATGGTCCAAGTCTgcatgacggcgatgacTCGATGGCCGGCATAGTCTATGGCAATGAAGAAGATATGACGGAAGAGGATAGACGTTTGAGTCTACCGAGCATCAAAGCTCAGCATGTTGCGGGAGGGCAGGGAAGTGTTGATGGGTACAACGCTCATTCTAGGACCTACCCGCCagcaggccctcgacctGGGACAGGTGGGCTTTACCCGCCAAATGTTGATCGCGGCGCGACAAGTTCAAACACATCTCCGAGCATGCCCAACAGCATTGCCGGCGCTCACACGTCGAACACAAGTGTGTCATCGGTGCCTGTGGGCGGCGCTTCCGTCTATTCACAAAGTGGCATGACAGAAAGTCCGAAGCCTCTAAGCCCAGGGCACGATGCAAACAACATTGCGAGACAACGTTCGCCCAGTCTCACCCAGCAATTCCAACAGCAACATTATGGCCGTAGGCCTTCGGATAGGCACACCCCACCAG CATTCGCTGCCTCCACAGCACAAACTGGCGCggccccgtcggcggccgctcATCCCCGTGGCTCAAGTGGAACGCAATCCGGAAGTGGGACCGAAAACGGCGGCAACATGTTTGCCACCGACCCCGGTGTATGGGCGTACATCCAAAGTCTCGAAGACAAGGTCAAACAATTGTCGGACAAGGTCACGGCGTTTGAGAAAGCGGAGAGCGCGAAGCAGGCACAAATTGGCCTGCTCACGAGTGAAGTCACTGGGCTCAAGAAACAGCTAGAGGCCCGGGATGTCGAAGCGACGGAAGTCAAAGCATAA
- a CDS encoding Beta-glucosidase, which yields MRSIVSLAIAASLAAGVVAQPHNHRHRHVKRDGASPVDKRDPDVVVVYEAGPTVTAYELGGKPVTEEEAKKGIEDGLFVVIGETTPTSSPLPPASTSKAPKPSTSKDAQFFEIKANKPTTSSTPTPTPTPTPTPTPTPTPSSSSQAPPASSKSSSGGSSSSGGKGVDSEFPSGKIPCSSFPSDYGAVPVDYLGTSGWTGIQRTPNYSLGDAVISFIETAISGDGGCTKNSFCSYACPVGYQKTQWPSAQGSTKQSIGGLYCNSDGYLELTREKKKTLCEQGAGGVTVQNDLDQQACVCRTDYPGNEAMVIATVPQPGQSLTLTNPLSSDYYVWNDSPTTAQYYVNKAGYSVEDSCVWKSSKDPLGAGNWAPVNVGVGKSSDGNTYISIFPNTPTSTAKLDFNIEIIGDVNSKCALVDGSYTGGGSGCTTAISGSGKAVIRFFK from the exons ATGAGGTCCATTGTCAGTCTCGCCATCGCTGCATCCCTTGCCGCGGGTGTTGTCGCTCAACCCCACAAccaccgccatcgccatgtcAAAAGGGACGGCGCTTCGCCCGTTGACAAGCGAGACCCCGATGTCGTTGTCGTGTACGAGGCCGGTCCGACAGTGACCGCCTATGAGCTGGGAGGAAAGCCCGTCACCGAAGAGGAAGCCAAGAAGGGCATTGAAGATGGCCTATTCGTTGTCATCGGCGAGACCACGCCCACTTCGAGCCCTCTGCCGCCTGCTTCGACGTCCAAGGCCCCCAAGCCTTCCACCTCCAAGGACGCCCAATTCTTCGAGATCAAGGCCAACAAGCCCACCACCTCGTCGACCCCGACTCCCACCCCTACACCGACACCTACGCCGACTCCAACCCCGacgccctcttcgtcgtcccaGGCCCCTCCTGCCTCATCCAAGTCCTCGAGCGGAGGCTCCAGCAGCTCTGGCGGCAAGGGTGTCGACTCGGAGTTCCCCAGCGGCAAGATTCCTTGCTCCAGTTTCCCCTCGGACTATGGCGCGGTTCCTGTTGACTACCTCGGCACCAGCGGCTGGACTGGCATCCAGAGAACTCCCAACTACAGCCTTGGTGACGCGGTCATCTCATTTATTGAGACCGCCATCTCGGGCGACGGTGGATGCACCAAAAACTCTTTCTGTTCGTACGCCTGCCCCGTTGGCTACCAGAAGACCCAGTGGCCCTCGGCCCAGGGCTCGACCAAGCAGTCGATTGGTGGGCTGTACTGCAACAGCGACGGCTACCTGGAGCTCACCCgtgagaagaagaagactcTTTGCGAGCAGGGCGCCGGTGGTGTCACTGTTCAGAACGACCTTGACCAGCAGGCCTGCGTTTGCCGTACCGACTACCCCGGTAACGAGGCCATGGTCATTGCTACTGTTCCTCAACCCGGCCAGTCATTAACCTTGACCAACCCTCTCTCCTCTGACTACTACGTTTGGAACGACAGCCCGACCACCGCCCAGTACTACGTCAACAAGGCTGGCTACAGCGTCGAGGACTCGTGTGTGTGGAAGAGCTCCAAGGACCCTCTTGGCGCTGGTAACTGGGCCCCCGTCAACGTCGGTGTTGGCAAGAGCTCCGACGGCAACACTTACATCTCCATCTTCCCCAACACGCCAACTTCGACCGCCAAGCTCGACTTCAACATTGAGATCATTGGGGACGTTAACAGCAAGTGCGCGCTTGTTGATGGTTCCTACACTGGAGGTGGTTCTGGCTGTACT ACCGCCATATCCGGCAGCGGAAAGGCTGTCATCCGATTCTTCAAGTAG
- a CDS encoding Major facilitator superfamily transporter: protein MSLNRVASVETFQFVPQAQGSRRGSDASSVRAGRLTFNPLPDEWDPAANKPDTVLAVGAFQVPRWKRILQVIVAVVYCLFGAGVAFGFAALKPVLKREGAYSDICSADDPRSAPDDTCVEIHLNLMFTVAAVGTNIAALPVGALLDHAGPRVCGLVGSLFLMVGSLLMAYAKSLPFDGFLVGYLALALGGPFTYISSFQLSNAFPKHSGLILALLTGAFDASSALFLVYRLIYQATEGAFGHEGFFKAYLVVPFLIIIAQFVLMPKQSYKTVGELVELQVETAAANDADPEPYDDQVDENTALLREERRHREIVVADIEQLLGTQKADKQSRKEEEKKNETSGVWGVMHNRTALRQIASPWFILICMFTVIQMLRINYFVATIRAQYEVIFGDHGKAVEVNNFFDVALPVGGILSIPFIGALLDHTSTVTVLAALVTIATTIGVLGVINNTWAAYIQICLFVLYRPFYYTAVSDYSAKVFGFETFGTVYGTIICLSGLFNFLQSGLDVLFHQTFGGDPVPVNVILLSAGFAVGVMLVGYVALKARRLKRKMLEQEAEAVAGFHN, encoded by the exons ATGTCGTTGAACCGCGTAGCATCGGTGGAGACGTTCCAGTTCGTTCCTCAAGCGCAGGGCTCGAGACGAGGCAGCGACGCCTCGAGTGTGAGAGCTGGAAGGCTGACCTTTAACCCCCTGCCTGACGAGTGGGATCCCGCGGCAAACAAGCCCGACACCGTTCTCGCTGTCGGCGCTTTCCAAGTTCCGCGATGGAAGAGAATCC TCCAAGTCATTGTGGCAGTAGTATACTGCCTCTTCGGTGCCGGCGTTGCTTTTGGCTTCGCAGCACTGAAGCCGGTTCTCAAGCGCGAAGGTGCCTACAGCGACATATGCTCGGCCGACGACCCGCGCTCGGCCCCGGACGACACCTGCGTCGAGATTCACCTCAACCTGATGTTCACGGTAGCAGCCGTCGGCACAAATATCGCGGCTCTGCCCGTTGGTGCCCTGCTTGACCACGCGGGTCCTCGTGTTTGCGGCCTCGTGGGCAGCCTCTTTCTGATGGTGGGCTCGCTTCTGATGGCATATGCCAAAAGCCTGCCTTTCGATGGTTTCCTTGTCGGATACCTCGCACTTGCTCTCGGCGGTCCGTTCACCTATATTTCGTCTTTTCAGCTGTCCAATGCTTTCCCCAAGCATTCTGGGCTTATCCTCGCGCTCTTGACGGGGGCTTTCGACGCCTCTAGCGCCCTGTTCTTGGTCTACCGCCTCATCTACCAGGCGACCGAGGGAGCCTTTGGCCACGAAGGATTCTTCAAAGCTTACCTGGTTGTCCCGTTCCTCATCATCATTGCCCAGTTTGTGTTGATGCCCAAGCAGTCGTACAAGACGGTGGGAGAGTTAGTTGAGCTTCAAgtggagacggcggcggccaacgacgccgaccCCGAGCCGTACGACGACCAGGTCGACGAGAATACCGCGCTCTTGCGTGAAGagcgccgccaccgcgagatcgtcgtcgccgacattGAGCAGCTTCTGGGCACCCAAAAGGCGGATAAGCAGAGCCgcaaagaagaggagaagaaaaacgAGACATCGGGTGTCTGGGGCGTGATGCACAATCGCACCGCCCTGCGGCAGATTGCCTCGCCGTGGTTCATCCTCATCTGCATGTTCACCGTCATCCAGATGCTTCGCATCAACTACTTCGTCGCCACAATCCGCGCCCAGTACGAGGTCATATTTGGCGACCacggcaaggccgtcgaggtcaacaacttcttcgacgtcgccctGCCTGTGGGGGGCATTCTCTCCATCCCCTTCATCGGTGCGCTTCTCGACCACACCAGCACCGTCACCgtgctcgccgccctcgtcaccATCGCGACCACCATCGGTGTCCTGGGCGTCATAAACAACACGTGGGCGGCCTACATCCAGATATGTCTATTTGTGCTGTATCGCCCCTTCTACTACACCGCCGTCTCCGACTACAGCGCCAAGGTGTTTGGCTTCGAGACCTTTGGTACCGTATACGGCACCATCATCTGCCTGTCAGGCCTCTTTAACTTCCTTCAGTCCGGTCTCGACGTTTTGTTCCACCAGACGTTTGGCGGCGACCCTGTGCCGGTCAACGTCATCCTGCTCTCTGCCGGCTTCGCCGTAGGCGTCATGCTGGTTGGGTATGTGGCGCTGAAGGCTCGGAGGCTGAAGCGCAAGATGCTGgagcaggaggccgaggccgtggccggaTTCCACAACTAA
- a CDS encoding endo alpha-1,4 polygalactosaminidase, with protein MDIDQADYDHFCVDKNGNEGFSEVLKHASEQVDGWGQFCGLGRTGGRFETPVVDEDEERIKDFVKGRQQKKEESWFEGKIQLL; from the exons ATGGACATCGACCAGGCGGACTACGACCACTTCTGCGTGGACAAGAATGGCAACGAGGGGTTCAGTGAGGTGCTGAAGCACGCAAGCGAGCAGGTCGACGGATGGGGCCAGTTCTGCGGGCTGGGGAGGACGGGCGGGAGGTTCGAGACGCCGGTtgtggacgaggatgaggagcgAATTAAG GACTTCGTCAAAGGAAGACAGCAAAAGAAGGAGGAGTCATGGTTCGAGGGGAAGATTCAATTATTGTAA
- a CDS encoding Histone deacetylase, which yields MDTDAYRFRVPKPNYLPHRTDKDDIVEEYIPLDQASELDNAKYFAKCKRMAEESGITRPKGYNVSFHCNPEMEKHHFGQTHPMKPWRLTLSKSLIYSYGMSFAMDNYIARAATYEELNDFHSDDYLDFLGTVLPEPVPRDVDNTNPDLKFNLGGSDCPLFEGLYDYCSMSAGGSLDAARKICSNQSDIAVSWGGGLHHAKKAEASGFCYINDIVLAILQLLRCFPRVLYIDIDVHHGDGVEEAFYSTDRVMTVSFHKYDPLNFFPGTGGLDDNGPKNEHNPGAHHAINVPLNDGITDDQYKWLFENVIGKCMEKFRPSAIALQCGADSLAGDRLGRFNLQVQGHGACVEFCKSFGVPMILFGGGGYTPRNVARAWAFETSIAIGCQEKIDPIIPSHAPWRDQFRYEELFPTLEQILGEPRVNRNTRKRLDDVLQHVTEQLRFVQAAPSVQYQTIPPDLGGLRDDVEAKLKEQREAENDAVRKQREEAVGHAMEY from the coding sequence ATGGATACAGACGCATACCGATTCCGTGTCCCTAAACCGAACTATTTGCCACACAGAACCGACAAAGATGACATCGTCGAGGAATACATCCCCCTAGATCAGGCTAGCGAGCTCGACAATGCCAAGTACTTTGCCAAATGCAAGCGCATGGCTGAGGAGTCAGGAATCACACGGCCGAAGGGCTATAATGTCTCCTTCCACTGCAACCCTGAAATGGAGAAGCATCATTTCGGCCAGACTCATCCCATGAAGCCTTGGAGACTCACCCTTTCCAAGAGTCTCATCTACTCTTACGGTATGTCCTTCGCCATGGACAACTACATCGCCCGAGCCGCCACGTATGAAGAACTAAACGATTTCCATTCCGATGACTATCTGGACTTCCTTGGCACTGTGCTGCCGGAGCCTGTTCCGAGGGACGTTGACAACACCAATCCCGATCTCAAGTTCAACCTCGGCGGCTCCGACTGTCCTCTCTTCGAGGGCCTCTACGACTACTGCTCCATGTCGGCAGGCGGATCTCTCGACGCCGCGAGAAAGATCTGCTCCAACCAGTCCGACATTGCCGTTTCATGGGGAGGCGGCCTGCACCACGCCAAAAAGGCCGAGGCGTCTGGATTCTGCTACATCAACGACATCGTTTTGGCCAtcctgcagctgctgcgTTGTTTTCCCCGCGTCCTCTACATCGATATCGATGTGCATCATGGAGACGGCGTGGAGGAGGCCTTCTATTCCACGGACCGTGTCATGACGGTCTCTTTCCACAAATACGATCCCCTCAATTTTTTCCCTGGCACCGGTGGCCTGGATGATAATGGTCCTAAGAACGAGCACAACCCCGGAGCGCACCATGCCATCAATGTTCCCCTTAACGACGGCATCACCGATGACCAGTACAAGTGGCTTTTTGAGAACGTCATTGGCAAATGCATGGAGAAGTTCCGGCCCAGCGCCATCGCTCTGCAGTGCGGCGCCGATTCACTCGCCGGCGACCGTCTTGGGCGATTTAATCTCCAGGTTCAAGGCCACGGCGCATGTGTCGAATTTTGCAAGTCGTTCGGCGTACCCATGATTctcttcggcggcggcggataCACGCCTAGAAACGTGGCCCGCGCCTGGGCTTTCGAGACGAGCATCGCCATCGGCTGCCAAGAAAAGATCGACCCCATCATCCCATCGCACGCCCCTTGGAGGGATCAATTCAGATATGAGGAGTTGTTCCCGACATTGGAGCAGATTCTTGGAGAGCCACGCGTGAATAGGAATACACGGAAGCGCCTCGACGATGTGCTCCAACATGTTACAGAACAGCTTAGGTTTGTCCAAGCAGCCCCGAGCGTTCAATATCAGACCATTCCGCCCGACTTGGGCGGCCTCAgagacgacgtcgaagcGAAACTCAAGGAGCAGCGCGAAGCCGAGAACGATGCAGTCAGAAAAcagcgcgaggaggccgtTGGGCATGCCATGGAGTACTGA
- a CDS encoding Chromatin modification-related protein, with the protein MPRDDLSIDFVKRMPTAEALDPAIILDDWLNRVQNLPEEIRFLQDEIADRDRQYCDCVKLIEDRDGKIQKWIRANGSHETNPREETMRSQMRDNFIRADTLATEKIALTQKLQIIMDKHLRNLDQHIKMLYDRAEPGFNDPDECPSLIRPSAANHSAPSGRSVNPASHLVGTAITATPLNPIVNSSSPITARVGNPQIRNAQSQQHASSAPATPAASMILNRQARESSAGPGGGAPKRGPRSISGLGSLPTTSSSLARHSSLGPGTPKGATGPGPNGAVRAGSAGPRSSSTKASSVSGVRKGTPGVASRKKPINGNKSSLSRVKKAPGSRNSPASTADSELSDADSGSGDEGDRTRIDRASGTPARDGKDVDHDDSLLDVEDDEAGDDKKYCTCQNVSFGDMVACDNEDCPYEWFHWSCVGLKSEPNGTWFCPVCTENMERERLQKKK; encoded by the coding sequence ATGCCTAGAGACGATTTGTCCATCGACTTCGTCAAAAGGAtgccgacggccgaggcTCTTGACCcggccatcatcctcgacgactGGCTCAACCGCGTTCAGAACCTTCCCGAAGAGATCCGCTTCCTCCAAGACGAAATCGCCGACAGGGACCGCCAGTACTGCGACTGCGTCAAGTTGATTGAAGATCGCGATGGAAAGATACAGAAATGGATACGGGCCAACGGCAGCCACGAAACGAACCCTCGTGAAGAGACAATGCGGTCCCAGATGCGCGACAACTTTATCCGTGCCGACACACTGGCTACCGAGAAGATCGCCCTGACACAGAAGTTGCAAATCATCATGGACAAGCACCTGCGGAACCTCGACCAGCATATCAAAATGCTTTACGACCGTGCCGAGCCCGGCTTCAACGACCCTGACGAATGTCCTTCTTTGATCCGACCGAGCGCGGCAAACCATTCTGCGCCGTCGGGTCGCTCTGTCAACCCTGCGAGCCACCTTGTGGGAACAGCCATTACCGCCACACCTCTGAACCCGATTGTCAACTCCTCAAGTCCCATTACGGCGCGCGTAGGAAACCCGCAGATCCGCAACGCTCAGTCTCAACAACATGCGTCCTCTGCTCCCGCTACGCCTGCTGCAAGCATGATACTCAACCGTCAAGCGCGGGAGAGCTCGGCAGGCCCGGGGGGTGGCGCGCCGAAGAGGGGCCCTCGGTCCATCTCTGGACTGGGCAGCCTCCCCACAACATCGAGCAGTCTGGCGAGGCATTCGTCCTTGGGCCCAGGCACACCGAAAGGCGCCACCGGTCCTGGGCCAAACGGTGCTGTACGAGCGGGCAGCGCCGGTCCCAGATCATCATCCACAAAGGCATCAAGCGTGTCGGGCGTGAGAAAGGGTACACCGGGTGTAGCAAGCCGGAAGAAGCCCATCAACGGCAACAAGTCGTCCCTGTCCCGCGTCAAGAAGGCCCCGGGAAGCCGTAACTCACCCGCCTCGACAGCCGATAGCGAGTTGTCGGACGCCGACAGCGGAAGCGGTGATGAAGGCGACCGCACCCGGATAGACCGTGCCAGCGGCACCCCCGCGCGTGACGGCAAGGACGTTGACCACGATGATAGCTTGCTCGATGttgaggacgatgaggcgggcgacgacaagaagtATTGCACCTGTCAAAATGTCAGCTTCGGCGACATGGTGGCGTGCGACAATGAGGATTGCCCCTATGAGTGGTTCCACTGGTCGTGCGTCGGCCTCAAGAGCGAGCCCAACGGCACGTGGTTCTGTCCAGTGTGTACGGAGAATatggagagggagaggctccagaagaagaaataa